One genomic window of Rhinolophus ferrumequinum isolate MPI-CBG mRhiFer1 chromosome 23, mRhiFer1_v1.p, whole genome shotgun sequence includes the following:
- the SMOX gene encoding spermine oxidase isoform X2, which yields MQSCESSGDSADDPLSRGLRRRGQPRVVVIGAGLAGLAAAKALLEQGFTDVTVLEASSRIGGRVQSVKLGHATFELGATWIHGSHGNPIYHLAEANGLLEETTDGERSVGRISLYSKNGVACYLTNRGRRIPKDVVEEFSDLYNEVYNLTQEFFRHGKPVNAESQNSVGVFTREKVRNRIRDDPDDPETTKRLKLAMIQQYLKVESCESSSHSMDEVSLSAFGEWTEIPGAHHIIPSGFMRVVELLAEGIPAHVIQLGKPVRCVHWDQASGRPRGPEIEPRGEGNHNHNAGEGGQGGGEPLGDRRDEDEQWPVLVECEDCEVIPADHVIVTVSLGVLKRQYASFFRPGLPAEKVAAIHRLGIGTTDKIFLEFEEPFWGPECNSLQFVWEDEAESCTLTYPPELWYRKICGFDVLYPPERYGHVLSGWICGEEALVMEKCDDEAVAEICTEMLRQFTGNPNIPKPRRILRSAWGSNSYFRGSYSYTQVGSSGADVEKLAKPLPYTESSKMAPMQVLFSGEATHRKYYSTTHGALLSGQREAARLIEMYRDLFQQGT from the exons ATGCAAAGTTGTGAATCCAGTGGCGACAGTGCGGATGACCCTCTCAGTCGTGGCCTACGGAGAAGGGGACAGCCTCGTGTGGTGGTGATCGGCGCCGGCTTGGCTGGCCTGGCTGCAGCCAAAGCGCTTCTGGAGCAGGGCTTCACGGATGTCACTGTGCTTGAGGCTTCCAGCCGCATCGGAGGCCGTGTGCAGAGCGTGAAACTCG GACACGCCACCTTTGAGCTGGGAGCCACCTGGATCCATGGCTCCCATGGGAATCCCATCTACCATCTAGCAGAAGCCAATGGCCTTCTGGAAGAGACGACTGATGGGGAGCGCAGCGTGGGCCGCATCAGCCTCTACTCCAAGAATGGCGTGGCCTGCTACCTTACCAACCGTGGCCGCAGAATCCCCAAGGACGTGGTTGAGGAATTCAGCGATTTATACAACGAG GTCTATAACTTGACCCAGGAGTTTTTCCGGCATGGTAAACCAGTCAATGCTGAGAGTCAGAACAGCGTGGGGGTATTCACCCGGGAGAAGGTGCGCAACCGCATCAGGGATGACCCTGACGACCCGGAGACCACCAAGCGCCTGAAGCTCGCCATGATCCAGCAGTACCTGAAG GTGGAGAGCTGTGAGAGTAGCTCTCACAGCATGGACGAGGTATCCCTGAGCGCTTTTGGGGAGTGGACGGAGATCCCTGGCGCCCACCACATCATCCCCTCAGGCTTCATGCGGGTTGTAGAGCTGCTGGCCGAAGGCATTCCGGCTCACGTCATCCAGCTGGGGAAACCTGTCCGTTGTGTGCATTGGGACCAGGCCTCCGGCCGCCCCCGGGGTCCTGAGATTGAGCCCCGGGGTGAGGGGAACCACAATCACAATGCTGGGGAGGGTGGCCAGGGTGGAGGGGAGCCCCTGGGGGACAGGCGGGATGAGGATGAGCAGTGGCCGGTGTTGGTGGAGTGCGAGGACTGCGAGGTGATCCCAGCGGACCACGTGATTGTTACGGTGTCGCTGGGCGTGCTCAAGAGGCAGTACGCCAGCTTCTTCCGTCCTGGCCTGCCTGCCGAGAAGGTGGCTGCCATCCACCGCCTTGGCATCGGCACCACCGACAAGATCTTTCTGGAATTCGAGGAGCCCTTCTGGGGCCCCGAGTGCAATAGCCTACAGTTTGTGTGGGAGGACGAGGCAGAGAGCTGCACCCTCACCTACCCACCCGAGCTCTGGTACCGCAAGATCTGCGGCTTTGATGTCCTCTACCCGCCTGAGCGCTATGGCCACGTGCTGAGCGGCTGGATCTGTGGGGAGGAGGCCCTCGTCATGGAGAAGTGTGATGACGAGGCGGTGGCTGAGATCTGCACAGAGATGCTGCGGCAGTTCACAG GAAACCCCAATATTCCCAAACCCCGGCGAATCCTGCGCTCGGCCTGGGGCAGCAACTCCTACTTCCGCGGCTCCTATTCGTACACTCAGGTGGGCTCGAGTGGGGCAGATGTGGAGAAGCTGGCCAAGCCCCTGCCATACACGGAGAGCTCCAAGATGGCA CCCATGCAGGTGCTGTTCTCAGGTGAGGCCACCCACCGCAAGTACTACTCTACCACCCATGGTGCTCTGCTCTCTGGTCAACGTGAGGCCGCCCGTCTCATCGAGATGTACAGAGACCTCTTCCAGCAGGGGACCTGA
- the SMOX gene encoding spermine oxidase isoform X3 → MQSCESSGDSADDPLSRGLRRRGQPRVVVIGAGLAGLAAAKALLEQGFTDVTVLEASSRIGGRVQSVKLGHATFELGATWIHGSHGNPIYHLAEANGLLEETTDGERSVGRISLYSKNGVACYLTNRGRRIPKDVVEEFSDLYNEVESCESSSHSMDEVSLSAFGEWTEIPGAHHIIPSGFMRVVELLAEGIPAHVIQLGKPVRCVHWDQASGRPRGPEIEPRGEGNHNHNAGEGGQGGGEPLGDRRDEDEQWPVLVECEDCEVIPADHVIVTVSLGVLKRQYASFFRPGLPAEKVAAIHRLGIGTTDKIFLEFEEPFWGPECNSLQFVWEDEAESCTLTYPPELWYRKICGFDVLYPPERYGHVLSGWICGEEALVMEKCDDEAVAEICTEMLRQFTGNPNIPKPRRILRSAWGSNSYFRGSYSYTQVGSSGADVEKLAKPLPYTESSKMAQGSSSKQQPGHLLSSKCPEQSLDPNRGSIKPMQVLFSGEATHRKYYSTTHGALLSGQREAARLIEMYRDLFQQGT, encoded by the exons ATGCAAAGTTGTGAATCCAGTGGCGACAGTGCGGATGACCCTCTCAGTCGTGGCCTACGGAGAAGGGGACAGCCTCGTGTGGTGGTGATCGGCGCCGGCTTGGCTGGCCTGGCTGCAGCCAAAGCGCTTCTGGAGCAGGGCTTCACGGATGTCACTGTGCTTGAGGCTTCCAGCCGCATCGGAGGCCGTGTGCAGAGCGTGAAACTCG GACACGCCACCTTTGAGCTGGGAGCCACCTGGATCCATGGCTCCCATGGGAATCCCATCTACCATCTAGCAGAAGCCAATGGCCTTCTGGAAGAGACGACTGATGGGGAGCGCAGCGTGGGCCGCATCAGCCTCTACTCCAAGAATGGCGTGGCCTGCTACCTTACCAACCGTGGCCGCAGAATCCCCAAGGACGTGGTTGAGGAATTCAGCGATTTATACAACGAG GTGGAGAGCTGTGAGAGTAGCTCTCACAGCATGGACGAGGTATCCCTGAGCGCTTTTGGGGAGTGGACGGAGATCCCTGGCGCCCACCACATCATCCCCTCAGGCTTCATGCGGGTTGTAGAGCTGCTGGCCGAAGGCATTCCGGCTCACGTCATCCAGCTGGGGAAACCTGTCCGTTGTGTGCATTGGGACCAGGCCTCCGGCCGCCCCCGGGGTCCTGAGATTGAGCCCCGGGGTGAGGGGAACCACAATCACAATGCTGGGGAGGGTGGCCAGGGTGGAGGGGAGCCCCTGGGGGACAGGCGGGATGAGGATGAGCAGTGGCCGGTGTTGGTGGAGTGCGAGGACTGCGAGGTGATCCCAGCGGACCACGTGATTGTTACGGTGTCGCTGGGCGTGCTCAAGAGGCAGTACGCCAGCTTCTTCCGTCCTGGCCTGCCTGCCGAGAAGGTGGCTGCCATCCACCGCCTTGGCATCGGCACCACCGACAAGATCTTTCTGGAATTCGAGGAGCCCTTCTGGGGCCCCGAGTGCAATAGCCTACAGTTTGTGTGGGAGGACGAGGCAGAGAGCTGCACCCTCACCTACCCACCCGAGCTCTGGTACCGCAAGATCTGCGGCTTTGATGTCCTCTACCCGCCTGAGCGCTATGGCCACGTGCTGAGCGGCTGGATCTGTGGGGAGGAGGCCCTCGTCATGGAGAAGTGTGATGACGAGGCGGTGGCTGAGATCTGCACAGAGATGCTGCGGCAGTTCACAG GAAACCCCAATATTCCCAAACCCCGGCGAATCCTGCGCTCGGCCTGGGGCAGCAACTCCTACTTCCGCGGCTCCTATTCGTACACTCAGGTGGGCTCGAGTGGGGCAGATGTGGAGAAGCTGGCCAAGCCCCTGCCATACACGGAGAGCTCCAAGATGGCA CAAGGAAGCTCCTCAAAGCAGCAGCCTGGTCACCTTTTATCTTCCAAGTGCCCAGAACAGTCCCTGGATCCTAATAGGGGCTCCATAAAG CCCATGCAGGTGCTGTTCTCAGGTGAGGCCACCCACCGCAAGTACTACTCTACCACCCATGGTGCTCTGCTCTCTGGTCAACGTGAGGCCGCCCGTCTCATCGAGATGTACAGAGACCTCTTCCAGCAGGGGACCTGA
- the SMOX gene encoding spermine oxidase isoform X1, whose translation MQSCESSGDSADDPLSRGLRRRGQPRVVVIGAGLAGLAAAKALLEQGFTDVTVLEASSRIGGRVQSVKLGHATFELGATWIHGSHGNPIYHLAEANGLLEETTDGERSVGRISLYSKNGVACYLTNRGRRIPKDVVEEFSDLYNEVYNLTQEFFRHGKPVNAESQNSVGVFTREKVRNRIRDDPDDPETTKRLKLAMIQQYLKVESCESSSHSMDEVSLSAFGEWTEIPGAHHIIPSGFMRVVELLAEGIPAHVIQLGKPVRCVHWDQASGRPRGPEIEPRGEGNHNHNAGEGGQGGGEPLGDRRDEDEQWPVLVECEDCEVIPADHVIVTVSLGVLKRQYASFFRPGLPAEKVAAIHRLGIGTTDKIFLEFEEPFWGPECNSLQFVWEDEAESCTLTYPPELWYRKICGFDVLYPPERYGHVLSGWICGEEALVMEKCDDEAVAEICTEMLRQFTGNPNIPKPRRILRSAWGSNSYFRGSYSYTQVGSSGADVEKLAKPLPYTESSKMAQGSSSKQQPGHLLSSKCPEQSLDPNRGSIKPMQVLFSGEATHRKYYSTTHGALLSGQREAARLIEMYRDLFQQGT comes from the exons ATGCAAAGTTGTGAATCCAGTGGCGACAGTGCGGATGACCCTCTCAGTCGTGGCCTACGGAGAAGGGGACAGCCTCGTGTGGTGGTGATCGGCGCCGGCTTGGCTGGCCTGGCTGCAGCCAAAGCGCTTCTGGAGCAGGGCTTCACGGATGTCACTGTGCTTGAGGCTTCCAGCCGCATCGGAGGCCGTGTGCAGAGCGTGAAACTCG GACACGCCACCTTTGAGCTGGGAGCCACCTGGATCCATGGCTCCCATGGGAATCCCATCTACCATCTAGCAGAAGCCAATGGCCTTCTGGAAGAGACGACTGATGGGGAGCGCAGCGTGGGCCGCATCAGCCTCTACTCCAAGAATGGCGTGGCCTGCTACCTTACCAACCGTGGCCGCAGAATCCCCAAGGACGTGGTTGAGGAATTCAGCGATTTATACAACGAG GTCTATAACTTGACCCAGGAGTTTTTCCGGCATGGTAAACCAGTCAATGCTGAGAGTCAGAACAGCGTGGGGGTATTCACCCGGGAGAAGGTGCGCAACCGCATCAGGGATGACCCTGACGACCCGGAGACCACCAAGCGCCTGAAGCTCGCCATGATCCAGCAGTACCTGAAG GTGGAGAGCTGTGAGAGTAGCTCTCACAGCATGGACGAGGTATCCCTGAGCGCTTTTGGGGAGTGGACGGAGATCCCTGGCGCCCACCACATCATCCCCTCAGGCTTCATGCGGGTTGTAGAGCTGCTGGCCGAAGGCATTCCGGCTCACGTCATCCAGCTGGGGAAACCTGTCCGTTGTGTGCATTGGGACCAGGCCTCCGGCCGCCCCCGGGGTCCTGAGATTGAGCCCCGGGGTGAGGGGAACCACAATCACAATGCTGGGGAGGGTGGCCAGGGTGGAGGGGAGCCCCTGGGGGACAGGCGGGATGAGGATGAGCAGTGGCCGGTGTTGGTGGAGTGCGAGGACTGCGAGGTGATCCCAGCGGACCACGTGATTGTTACGGTGTCGCTGGGCGTGCTCAAGAGGCAGTACGCCAGCTTCTTCCGTCCTGGCCTGCCTGCCGAGAAGGTGGCTGCCATCCACCGCCTTGGCATCGGCACCACCGACAAGATCTTTCTGGAATTCGAGGAGCCCTTCTGGGGCCCCGAGTGCAATAGCCTACAGTTTGTGTGGGAGGACGAGGCAGAGAGCTGCACCCTCACCTACCCACCCGAGCTCTGGTACCGCAAGATCTGCGGCTTTGATGTCCTCTACCCGCCTGAGCGCTATGGCCACGTGCTGAGCGGCTGGATCTGTGGGGAGGAGGCCCTCGTCATGGAGAAGTGTGATGACGAGGCGGTGGCTGAGATCTGCACAGAGATGCTGCGGCAGTTCACAG GAAACCCCAATATTCCCAAACCCCGGCGAATCCTGCGCTCGGCCTGGGGCAGCAACTCCTACTTCCGCGGCTCCTATTCGTACACTCAGGTGGGCTCGAGTGGGGCAGATGTGGAGAAGCTGGCCAAGCCCCTGCCATACACGGAGAGCTCCAAGATGGCA CAAGGAAGCTCCTCAAAGCAGCAGCCTGGTCACCTTTTATCTTCCAAGTGCCCAGAACAGTCCCTGGATCCTAATAGGGGCTCCATAAAG CCCATGCAGGTGCTGTTCTCAGGTGAGGCCACCCACCGCAAGTACTACTCTACCACCCATGGTGCTCTGCTCTCTGGTCAACGTGAGGCCGCCCGTCTCATCGAGATGTACAGAGACCTCTTCCAGCAGGGGACCTGA